In Leptospira levettii, the genomic window GAAAATAAGAGCTGAACTAATGGTATGATAGGAAATTTCAGATCCAAATTGTTTGGAACATAAAAACCCCCATAAAAACGGTTCGAGTAATAAAAACAAAAAAACAAATATGAAATAATAAATCCAGACTCTCACCTTACTAAAATTTGGTGACTTACCAATCATTTGGTAAGAGAGCCAAAACATGGATGGATTAATGAAATACCCAAGTAACCAGTCCCATAAAAAGTCTGGAGGAACCCCTTCGATCAAATCGGATAGACCATAAGCAAAAGGCACTGCAAGTAATGCTGGGTATCCAAAAAAATTAAGGCATAAAAAAACAGATAAATCCTTAAGACTTTCTAAGGTCTGTGCTCCAGGGATGAGGACAATGGAACTCCCTAAATAACCAGTTGCAAATATGGAGATAAAGGTAATGAGAAAAAAATAGAAACTTTTGAGATTCCATGTCCAGACTTCCCTCGAGATCCGGAATTGTTTTCCATTCCTAAATGTAAATCCAGTATAAGCAAAAACTGCAATGAGAGATCCCAATAAAAACGAAAATCGACCCCAGACTTCTAAAATAGGCAGTGGGATTTTGGAAATGACAAACTCTAACCAAACGATGATCTCTGCCATGACCAAAAAATCGTAGGTGGTATTTTAAATTAGTAAAGCAAAATCTTTTTTACTTTCTTTGCAAGTGAGGAAGGGAACTCGGTTTCAAGTGAATCCAGTTTTACCCATTTAAATTCAATATTCGATGTTTTCAAAAAAGTTTCCAATTCCATTGTCTGATTTAATTTTAAATGGGGAACAGAATATTCTAATTTATGATGAGTGATGGTATGTTTGATGGTTCCTAAGTTTTGGCATTGTCCTTGATACGATCCTAAAAAATGAAAAAAATCGGAAGGATGATATTCATTGTTAGGTAGTTCACCTAAAAAACCATAGGGAAGATGGAACATACCTTTTAAAAATCGATTTTTATGTTCTTTAATGAGGAGGTAAACATCGTCCTTCTGGACAATCCATATCTCACCTTGCAAAACAATTTGTTTTTGATTTTTTTCGCGAATGGGGATTTCTTTTGTTTTCCCATGGATTCTAGCAAAACATCCTTCCATGAGTGGACAAACCAAACATTTAGGTGATTCAGGTAAGCAGATTGTTGCCCCAAGTTCCATCATGGCTTGGTTATGGTCACCAGGAAATTCCAAGTTTAAAAATTCATTTGCCTTTTCCTGCAGTTCTAAATCTGCTTTTGGACCTAGAATGTTTTTCACATAACCAGTGTAACGCGAAAGCACGCGTTTTACATTTCCATCAAGTACTGCATAAGGTAAATCATAGGCAATCGATAAAATAGCACGTGCTGTATAATTCCCAATGCCTGGTAACTTTAATACCAATTCTAAGTCTTTTGGAAAGGAACCATTGTACAAATTGACAATTTGAATGGCAGCTTTTCGTATGTTCCGAGCACGGCTATAATACCCAAGGCCCTTCCAATGAGCAAGGACTTCTTCTTCACTTGCCTTAGCCAACTCTTCTGGGTTTGGAAAACGTCTTAGGAAATTTTCAAACAAGGGTAACATCGCCGCAACTCTTGTTTGCTGCAACATCACCTCAGAAATCCAAATGGGATATGCTTGTTTTTTTTTACGAAAAGGTAAGTCACGTTTGTGTAATAAATACCAATCGTGAAGTTTTTTCTGTGGGCTCAAATGTCCGAATCTTGTATGCTATAACGAAGGTAGGTATTACAACTTCCCTCTTCCGTATACCGAACCAAGTCATAATCCAAACGGGTGGATCGGAAAAATTTGGAATGAGCCAATCGTTCGCGGATTTCCTGACGGATGTGGTCACGAGCTTCTTGTCTTTTATCATAATAGGCAGGTGATAAAATTTCACTTTTGTAAGACAAATTTCCCTCACGGTAAATCGCTACAGTCACCTGCACTCGGTATTTGCGTTGTAATCCTTGTTTTACTTCCGTATTCATTGGTTCCAAAAAGCCCAGGTTTTCTTCCTAAATTGATTTTCGGTTTGGAAGGTAGTGAAATTGAAAGCCACAGATTTTTTTCATACTGCTTGCCCAAATTTTCGAATTTAATTTCCTAGATAATGAGAACATAAGATTCAAATGAGCACCAAATATAACGAATCGCCATTTTTTTACAGAAGAAGACCTACAAGAGAAGTGAAAGTGGGAGATGTTGGAATTGGAGGGAAAAACCCAATCCGTGTCCAATCGATGATCACATCTAACACAAGAGATACGGATGCGAGTATCCAACAAATCTCAGATTTAGAGAAAGCTGGTTCGGAAATCGTTCGCCTAACAGTACCTAGTCAAGCTGATGCAGATAACTTACCAAATATCCGAAAACGGATGAAAGAACTTGGTCTAAAAGTTCCTCTTGTAGCTGATATCCACTTCACACCACAAGTTGCATTAAAATGTGTGGAATGGGTTGAAAAGGTGCGCATCAACCCAGGAAACTTTGCTGACAAAAAAAAATTTGAGATCATCGAATACACTGACAAAGATTATAATGAAGAACTAGAACGGATTGAAGAAGTATTCACTCCTCTTGTATTAAGAGCCAAAGAACTTGGTGTTGCCATGAGAATTGGAACGAACCATGGAAGTTTATCGGATCGTATTATGAATCGATTTGGGGACACACCTCTTGGAATGGTAGAGTCTGCATTGGAATTCATCCGAATTGCTGAAAAAAATTCGTATCGAGACATTGTTGTTTCCATGAAAGCATCCAATCCTCAAGTCATGATACAAGCTTACCGTATGTTAGTTGCTAGATTTTATGACTTAGGAATGGATTATCCACTCCACTTAGGTGTGACAGAGGCCGGAGATGGTAAAGATGGAAGGATCAAATCAGCGATCGGAATCGGAAGTTTACTGGAAGATGGTCTGGGTGATACAATTCGTGTCTCATTAACAGAAGATGCCATTTTTGAAATCCCCGTTGCGAAAGAACTGGTTCAAAAATATAACAATCTCTATTTTCATTCCTTAACGGCAAAAGAAAATCCAGTGGTGCGAGATAGCATATATTCGGAATTTCGAGACCCTTACCAATACTCTCGGTTTTATTCCAAAGAAATTGCAGTTGGGGAAACAAAAATTGGTGATACAAATCCAGTTAGGATTGAATCCTGTTTTCCTTTTTTTGGAGAAGGAACTGCAGAAGAAGTCCTGCATCTCATCCAAAGGGGAAGCAAATCAGGTCGAGTTCCAGAACTGATTCATTTTAACATTGATTCCGAATTCGATTTACTAACTCTTGGAACGATGGTAAGGAGAGGATCATTCCCATTACCTGTTTCCATCGCACTTTCTGAAGAACTAATGTACCAGTATGATACCTTTGCTGAAGATTTGTATAAGTTTCAAAAATGGGTCATCTCCCCTTCTCTCTTTTTAAAAGAATCGGAAGAATCCTGGGATGACCTTTTACAATTTGTACATCGATATGCAAAAGACAAACGATCAGTGGAATGGACTTTTTCATCATCTAATGTTGAGCAGGTGTCTATTGTCTTAAAAGAATGCAAAAAAAGAAAAATTGAAAATATTCTTTTTTCAACTTCAGATGGTGACTTACTCACAACCCGAAAACTAGCATTCTTATTAAGAGAATCCGATTACCCCATTGTATTAAATGTTTCTGGAAAGAACAAAGACCAATTGATGTATGATGCTTCGATCCAAGCAGGAGGAAGTTTATTAGATGGAATTGGAGATGTCATCAGACTATCCTACGGTGACGGAGAAGCAGAAGAATGTTTGCATTTAAATTTTGATATTTTGCAAGCAACTCGGCTTAGACTTACCAAAACAGAATACATTTCCTGCCCTTCGTGTGGAAGGACCATGTTTGACTTACAAACAACAACAGCAAAAATCAAAGAAAAAACGGGCCATCTAAAAGGTGTAAAAATTGCTGTGATGGGATGTATTGTGAATGGACCAGGTGAGATGGCAGATGCTGATTTTGGATATGTTGGGGCAGGAATTGGTAAAGTCCACCTCTACAAAGGGAAAGAAATTGTAAAAAAAGGAGTCTCTGAAACGGAAGCTCCCGACCTACTCATCGAACTCATTCGTGAAAATGGGATGTGGAACGATCCAGAATAAAAAATAGTTTCCTTTTGTTTCTTCCATCTGTAACTTCACCCAGGTGGAAGAAAAAGAAAAAAAAGAAATTTTATCCAAAATCCAATCGATGGAGAAGGAACTTTTTTTCTTAAAAGAAAAAGTCCTTTCTCTATCAGAACCAAAAGTGATATCCAAATCGGAATCATTTGAAAGTCCAAAACAAACACTTGTTATAGAAGAAACCGAACCTGTCTCGATTGAAGAAGGTCCCAATTGGTTTATCCAATGGATAGGACAAAATTTATTTGTAAAACTAGGTGTGTTTTCACTCATCCTTGCGTCGATTTGGTTTTTTTATCTAGCAATCGAAGAATATTGGATCAACGAATCCGTTCGCATTTGGATTGGTATTCTCTCATCTCTTCCCATCCTCTGGTATGGTTACAAAACAAGGATAACAAGACCTTATCTTTCACCAAGTTTATTTGGACTTGGGATTGCAGTCTTATTTTCAGCTTATTATTCAGGATATGTTTGGTATGATTTGTATGGTACGGAAACTTGTTTTGTTGGACTGATCCTATTAAGCCTAACAGCTGTTGGAATTTCTTACGCTGAAAAAAGTGAAGTATTATTTGGATTTGCGAGTTTGGGTGTGTTCCTTTCCCCCATTTTAGTTTCCACAGGACAAAACTCTTATCCATTTTTATTTACCTATTTACTCATTTGGAACGTATTATTCTTCTTTATCCGCAAGGAAATGCCTTGGAAGGTAATCCCTTTACTCATCCTAATCGCAAATCACTTAATTTTTGCAACCTGGGCAGAATCCAAATTAGAAGAATCTAAGATCTTTTTTCCATTCATCTTCCAATTGGGTGTATACCTTCTATTTTTACTTCGAGAATTCGATGTTTTAAAAAGAACCATCGACAACAATCCAAACCTAACATTGGTTACTATCGGACTTACGTTAGGTCTTGGTTTTATCCAATCCTTTTGGATGTTTGGAATCTTTTACCCTACACTAAAACCTTTTCTCCTAACCCTTGTCCTCATCGTATTTTATGGAATCTACCAAAGGTCTCTCCGTGAAATCACACTTACGAGTGAAACAAAAAAAGTGTACGATATCATAAGCCTTTTTGGATTACCACTCATTATCAGCGTGATTGTGATGGGAATGACAGGTAAAGTATTGGCATTTAGCCTGATTAGTTTTGCATTTGTTGTGACAATAGCAGCAACGTATTCCAAACAATTGTATATGTATTTGGCAACATTCCCTGTTTGGTTTTTTGCTTTGTTTTATATTTTCGCGTTTACCTATCGAACATACAATGAAGTTCCTTTTCTAAATGGTAGATTTCTCATTTTTACGACGGGCAGTTTGTATTTAGTATTATCGTATTGGTACAGTAGACATTTTTCCAATTTTTCAAAACTATTTTTATACGCTGCTTATCCTTATTTCCTACTGGGAAACTTTGTAGAAATCCATTTAGGTTTCCCTGAAGAAAAACGAATGTTTTTATACACGATTTGTTTGATTTTTTATGGATTTGCAACACTCGTGATTGGATTCAAAAAACACATTCACTCCATAAAAGTGGTTGGATTTGTTTCTTTGGCCCTTGTTGTTGCTAAATTTTATTTATATGATTTTTGGAACTTATCGCTTGGATACCGTATCCTAGCAGGTTTGTTTTTAGGAATCACTCTTATCGTTACAGGAACGTTTTACAATCGAATCAAAAAGGAAACTACATGAAAACTTCATACACAATTTCATTACTGATCATTTTACTTACGGCAACAAACATTTTCGCAAGACCCTTACCTGTTGAGAATTTTAAATATAAAAAAGACATCACACTCCCTTCCAAAATGGGAGAGAGTCAAATTGTGAAAGTTTTGCTCGATGAAGAGTTTTATAAACATTCTTTTTATGGCGATTTACGTTTGACTCTAAATGGAGAAATTGTTCCTTACAGAATTCAAAATGCTGAAGAAATTAGCAAATACACGGAAAAACTAAAACCAGATTTACTTTTCACCAAAAAAGATGAAATGGAAATTTATGTATTAGAACTACCAAAACTTCCGGAAGGAATGTCCTACTCAAAATTGACAGTGACGAGTTCATATGATTACGAAACCTCTATCACACTTAAGTTAGGTGATAATCCAGACAGTTTTTCAGAAACGAAAAATGTATTTTTGTACAAATATGGTTCACAGACTTCTGGAGAAATTGATTTAGGAAATACCAAATACCGATACGTTCGATTAGAAGTGGAAAATGGATCCAATTTAAAATTTCCGTCCGTCACACGCTCAAAAGAAAATAAACACTTATATTTTGAAAAAAAACACCAAGTGCCCAATCCATTACTCGAAGAAAATGCAGTGCTTTTTTCATTCCCCAATGAAAACCAAACTAGTTTCCAGAAACTTAAACTATCTTTTGAAGAAAAAAATTGGGAACGTATGATTACAGTTCGAGGGAAAATAAATAAAAAAGAATGGGACACAGTATTCCAAGGTACTATCAACCATGATGAAAAAGAGGGAAATTTTGCAGAAATCCCAATCTCTTCTCCATTGAGCTCCGAATTTACAATCCAAATTGAAGACGGAGAAAATCAAACCTTACATTTAAAGGAAGTGGTCACCGTACAACCATTAGAGGAGATATTATTTTTTGCGGATAACCTTACCAAAGATTCACATTACAGTTTGTATTATGGAAATCCATACCAATGGCCTGCCAATTTTGATCCTTACACTTTCCCCTCTTCTGATGATTTGAGGGAAAAAACTCCACTGGAAGGCAAATTAACCAAGGAAGTTGAGAATGCAGAATTTGGATATAATTTGATTTACCCTCCCATGTCTGGATATATCACAACTGGACTTTTTTATCTCGGAATAGGAACACTTCTTGTGTTTATCTTTTCGATTTTACGATCAAAACGACTTGTTGCCAGTGAAACAGTCTAACAAAAGTATTCTGGCATTTCATTTGAAACCATTCTAATGACAAAGGATTTGCCAGGTTCCAAAAAATTTGCAAAGATTCAAACAGGTTCAATAGGGGATAAATATGAAACAACTAAACTATACAACAAACCTTATAGGTATACTCACCTTACTCTTCATTTTGAATTGTACGGGAACAAGACCAGACAATTTGGGAATTCGATCTGGAAAATTATTAGAATGTCCAAAAACACCAAACTGCATTAGTAGTTATTCAGATCCTACGGACAAAGAACACTATCGAAGTTCAGTATCGTATCAAAAACCAACAGCAGAGGCAATTTCCATTTTAAAGGAAAGAATTCTAAACCACCCTAGAACCAAAATCATTAAAGAAGAAAACAATTACCTATATATCGAATTTACAACCCTTATCATGCGTTATGTGGATGACGTAGAGTTTTATTTTGATGAAAAAACAAAACAATTACACTTTCGATCAGCTTCTAGACTCGGAAAGTCTGATTTGGGATTGAACCGAAAACGAATTGAAACCCTCTTAAAGGACATTCAAATTTAAATCTTTAATTGTAAGTTAAGATTTCATAAGAGAAAGTAGATACGATTCCAAACTAAAAAAGCTTAAGAATCGTATCGATTTTCTTTATTTCTTTTTATGAATTTCCTGTAATGAATTTACTGAATACCCTTTATCTTTCATTTCCACTAGTCCATGAATCAAAGCTTTTGCAGCTTGGGATGTTGTGAGACAAGGCACTTTGTATTTAATTGCCGCTTGGCGAATCGTAAATGCATTTTCTCTTGTGACTCTGGACAAAGGAGTGTTGATGATTAAATGGATTTTTTTCTCTTTGATGTAATCAATTACATTTGGAAAATAACCATCGTAGATTTTATTAATTTTACTCGATAAAATTCCATTATCAGATAAAAACTTATGAGTTCCTTCTGTCGCAATGATATTATAACCCAAATTTGACAATGACCTAACAGGTTCTAATAATTCTTTTTTGGTTTTATCATTGATGGTAACAAAAACAGTTCCATGTTTTGGAGGTTCTTCCCCTGCCATAATCTGAGCTTTGACAAAAGCTTCTCCTTTTGTGGAGGCAACTCCCATCACTTCTCCAGTTGATCTCATTTCTGGACCAAGGATTGTATCTACACCTGGGAATTTACTAAATGGCAAAACAGCTTCTTTTACAGTGATCATCGGAGCAGAAAAACGCTTTCCTAATTTGAAAGACGCCAAAGATTCACCTAACATAAGTCTAACGGCAATTTTTACAACTGGGATTCCGATTGATTTTGCAACAAATGGAACTGTTCTTGATGCTCTTGGATTTACTTCTAGGACATAGAGAGTTTCATCTTTAATTGCATATTGCACATTGATAAGACCCTTAACATCTAATTCCAATGCAAGTCGGTATGTTGCTTCTTCAATTTCTTGGATCATTCGTTGGGAGATACTTTGAGGAGGTAATACACATGCGGAATCACCAGAGTGGATCCCTGCTTCCTCAATATGTTCCATAATACCTGCGATAAACACATCCTTTCCATCACATAAAGCATCTACGTCTACTTCCGTCGCATCTTGTAAAAAGGAATCTACAAGTAGTGGCCTATCTTCAGAAACCTCTTCAGCTTCTTCCATGTATTTGTCTAATTCTGTTTCTTCATTGACAATCAACATAGCTCGACCACCTAACACATAAGAAGGTCGAACGAGCACTGGATAACCGATTTTTCTTGCGATTTCTCTTGCCTTGTCTTTAGAAGAAGCAATTCCGTTTTCTGGTGATTTTAAATTTAATTTATCTAATACTTCAGCAAATCGTTTTCGATCTTCTGCTCGGTCAATGGAATCAGGGCTTGTTCCAAGAATTGGGACTCCTCTTTTTTCCAAGGATTTAGCTAGTTTGAGTGGCGTTTGCCCACCTAACTGCACAATCACACCATCAGGCCTTTCTTTTTTGAAAATTGCCATCACGTCTTCTAAACTGAGTGGCTCAAAATACAACCTGTCCGATGTATCGTAATCTGTGGAAACTGTTTCAGGATTGGAGTTTACCATGATGGACTCAACACCAGCTTCCTGTAAAGAAAAGGATGCATGACAACAACAATAATCAAATTCGATTCCTTGCCCAATTCTGTTTGGTCCACCACCGAGGATCATAACCTTTTTCTTAGAAGTTACATCAGATTCATCTTCTTCATCATACGAAGAATACATGTAAGGAGTAAATGCTTCAAACTCACCCGCACAAGTATCAATCCGTTTATAAACAGGATGTATGTTTTTCTCTTCTAAGTAAGATTCAATTTTTTCTTCTTCTTCTCTTAAAGTTTTATCAACCTTTGCTTTGGTGATATCAATAGCAGCACCACTTCGGACTTGTGCTAAAATCTGTTCTTCCTTCGATAGGAAAGCAAGTTGTCTATTGGAGAAACCAGCTTGTTTCATTTCTTCAATGATGGCATTCCCTTCTTTTCGATATTTATTTTCTAATTGGAAAAGTTCTTCAAATTGGTATAAGAACCATGGATCTATTTTACAAATCTCATGGATTTCTTCGACACTCATTCCAAAATCAAATGCCATCTTTACATAATAAATTCGTTTGTCAGTTGGCCGTTTAACTTTCGCAGTAAGCCATGTTTTTCTTTCTTCTTTTGGAACAGCTTCCCATTCCATCAGTTCTTTTAAATACCCATCACTTCCAAAACCAAATCGGTCTGTTTCAAGTGAACGTAATGCTTTTTGAAAACTTTCTTTAAAGTTTCTACCGATAGCCATTGCTTCCCCAACAGCTTTCATTTGGACACCTAATGTGTTGTCAGAACCTGGAAATTTTTCAAAAGCAAATCGAGGGATTTTGGTCACAACATAATCGATGGAAGGCTCAAAACTAGCAGGAGTTACGCGAGTGATATCATTGCGAATTTCATCCAAAGTGTATCCGATTGATAACAAGGCTGCAATTTTTGCGATAGGAAATCCAGTTGCTTTTGAAGCAAGAGCCGATGATCTAGAAACTCTTGGGTTCATTTCAATGACAATTACGTCCCCATTTTCTGGGTTAACCGCAAATTGAATATTGGATCCACCAGTTTCCACACCTATTTCTCGGATGATATCAATCGACATATCACGTAATCTTTGGTATTCTTTATCACTTAACGTTTGTTGTGGAGCAACAGTAATAGAGTCTCCTGTATGAACACCCATAGGATCTAAATTTTCAATGGAACAAATGATAACTACGTTATCATTTAAATCTCGCATTACTTCTAATTCAAATTCCTTCCAACCCATTACAGATTCTTCTACAAGGATCTGTGAAATGGGAGATGCTGATAATCCTTTTTGAGCAATATCATCAAATTCAGATTCATCATAACAAGTTCCACCACCAGTACCACCCAATGTGAATGCAGGCCGGATGATGATGGGAAATCCGATTTCGTCTTTTGCTTTTCTCGCTGCATCCATGTCGGACACCATAAAAGACTTAGCAACTCGGATACCAAGTTTTTCCATCGCTAGTTTAAAGAGTTCTCTATCTTCTGCTTTTCGAATTGCTTCTACTTTTGCACCAATGAGTTCTACATTGTATTTTTCTAATACACCTTCTCTATGTAAGGCGAGAGCTAAATTGAGAGCAGTTTGCCCACCAACTGTTGGTAAAATGGCATCTGGTTTTTCTTTTTTGATGATTTTTTCGAGAACGGGAACGGTGAGAGGTTCAATGTATGTAGCATCTGCAAGATCAGGATCAGTCATGATGGTCGCAGGGTTTGAGTTTACCAATATCACTCGAATCCCTTTTTCCCGAAGTGCTTTTGTTGCCTGCGTTCCTGAGTAGTCGAACTCACATGCCTGCCCGATGACGATTGGTCCGGAGCCGATGATCAAAATTGATTTTAAGTCGTTACGTTGCGGCATAGTTTCCTCTTTTTTTTCTTATTAATTTTCATTGATGTCAGATAAAGAACTTGGGATTAAATATTCTCCTGCCAGTGAAGCATTCTCCCACTTCACTACAGTTTTGTATAAGGTTTCTCTCATTTTTGAAGCCATTGGATGGTTGGGGTATAAATTATTTTTGTTCAAAGGATCTCTCATTCGGTCATACAACTCAAACTTTACACCTTCCCTTGTGGGAATATAGATCAATTTGTAATTTGAATTTTGTATACTTCGGTGTTTCGAAAATGCAATGGTTTCACGATAAATGGGATCTGTGATCATGATTTGGTAGTCTTCTTCAGGTACAACTTGGTGCAGTGAGAGTATATTCGGATATGGGATTCTTTGTTTTTGGAAAAAATGGTTACCAACATCGGAAAACCAAATTCCAGTTTCAGAATAAACAAATCGATCTTCCCTCCAATCCTTTTGTCCAAGGATGGTTAACAAGGATTTACCAGGGTATTCCAATTGGGAAGGGATTTCAAAATAATCCAAAAGAGTGGGAACTAAATCAATACTGGAAGTAATGCCATCGAAATATTTTTCAGTCGAGGGAATGGATTCGAACTTGGATGATTTCGGGAATTTGATCATCAGTGGAACATGGGTGACAGATTCACCACGAAGGTGTTCTCCATGGCCTTGGCCATGAATGTCCTCATACAATGCTTCTCCGTGGTCGGCAGTTAAAATGATGATCGCTTCATCATAAATCCCTTTTGTTTTTAGATAACCAACCATTTCACCAAATTCTTGGTCAAAGGCATAAACTGCGCTATCAAATAAGCTTCTGATTTGAGAGATTTCTTCCTGATTGGGAAGACTTGCGTCTGTCGGATCAACAAATTTGAGATACTTATATTTTCCATAATACTGGGAATTCGTAAAACGTTTGTAATGTGGATAAGCAGGTGTATACGGAAAATGAATCACACTGGAAAAATAGGTAATGGAATAAGGGGATTTGCCCCTTTCATTCACCAAAGAATCAAATCTTTTGAGTAAACGGGTCCCATCTCCCCAAGTGGAAAGTCCATCCAGTTCTTCTAAGTATTTTTCACCGGAAAACCAAGAACCAACAAGGAATGGCAAAATTAGAATTTGTGTTTCTGTTGTCCTTTGGACCGTCATAATCCTTGCATTAAAATTGGGAGCATACACTTCATCAAAACCGAAGTTGGCTCTTGGAAATATGTCTGCCGCAAAACTACCAATAGCAAAGTGATCGTATCCAATTTTTTTAAGGATTTGTTGGAGTGTAGGAAAGGAAGTAGAGCCAATCCTTTGTTTTTCTTCGGGTGACGGGAACATGTCTCGAATTTTATGTTCCATCGAGTATTTACCAGTTAGAGTATCTGCCCAACTCGGGAAAGTTCGTGGAATCGTTGTATGGTGGTCATGAAATACAAAACTATCTTTCGTAAACAAATCGATATTTGGTGTGATGGATTGGCCATTGATCTTTGCACCAATCTTATCGTAACGTAATGAATCTGCTGATAAGATAAAGATAGGTGGTTTCCCTTTCACTTCTGAGTAACGTAAGGAAGAAATTCCCATCCATAAACTTGGTAGAACATACAAAAACAAAAGGAAAATCAATAGAAGGCCATATGTTTTGATATGAACATTCTCATAGTGTTTCCCTTGCAGTATCACAAACACAAAATAAAGTAATCCAAGTAAGTACAATCCATGGGAGTGTATAAACCCTAACACCAAAACATGTAAGATGGCAAAAAAACTTTCTTTGTTTTTATGAAGGTACACATGGCGCCCTAAAAGTACAAAGAGAAGTAAAACCAAAATCCCCAAAACAAAATTGAGAAATATTGGTGAGATAGTATCTGTTAAAAAATAGAGAAACGGTGCAAAACTAGGATACCGAAAGAAGAAAAATTCCCCATAAATTTGAGGGAACATGATCATTGATTGGAAAAGAGCGAAACATTCTATGATTAGAACACTTCCCACCAAAAAATACCATTTAACAACGGAACGATTCCAAAAGGAAAAACCCAAGTGAACCAGTGTGAATAAACTTGTATGGATAAAAAGAGAAACGGCAAAAACTTTAGCCGTAGTGGTCAAATAAACACCAAAAA contains:
- the mutY gene encoding A/G-specific adenine glycosylase, whose product is MSPQKKLHDWYLLHKRDLPFRKKKQAYPIWISEVMLQQTRVAAMLPLFENFLRRFPNPEELAKASEEEVLAHWKGLGYYSRARNIRKAAIQIVNLYNGSFPKDLELVLKLPGIGNYTARAILSIAYDLPYAVLDGNVKRVLSRYTGYVKNILGPKADLELQEKANEFLNLEFPGDHNQAMMELGATICLPESPKCLVCPLMEGCFARIHGKTKEIPIREKNQKQIVLQGEIWIVQKDDVYLLIKEHKNRFLKGMFHLPYGFLGELPNNEYHPSDFFHFLGSYQGQCQNLGTIKHTITHHKLEYSVPHLKLNQTMELETFLKTSNIEFKWVKLDSLETEFPSSLAKKVKKILLY
- the ispG gene encoding (E)-4-hydroxy-3-methylbut-2-enyl-diphosphate synthase, which codes for MSTKYNESPFFYRRRPTREVKVGDVGIGGKNPIRVQSMITSNTRDTDASIQQISDLEKAGSEIVRLTVPSQADADNLPNIRKRMKELGLKVPLVADIHFTPQVALKCVEWVEKVRINPGNFADKKKFEIIEYTDKDYNEELERIEEVFTPLVLRAKELGVAMRIGTNHGSLSDRIMNRFGDTPLGMVESALEFIRIAEKNSYRDIVVSMKASNPQVMIQAYRMLVARFYDLGMDYPLHLGVTEAGDGKDGRIKSAIGIGSLLEDGLGDTIRVSLTEDAIFEIPVAKELVQKYNNLYFHSLTAKENPVVRDSIYSEFRDPYQYSRFYSKEIAVGETKIGDTNPVRIESCFPFFGEGTAEEVLHLIQRGSKSGRVPELIHFNIDSEFDLLTLGTMVRRGSFPLPVSIALSEELMYQYDTFAEDLYKFQKWVISPSLFLKESEESWDDLLQFVHRYAKDKRSVEWTFSSSNVEQVSIVLKECKKRKIENILFSTSDGDLLTTRKLAFLLRESDYPIVLNVSGKNKDQLMYDASIQAGGSLLDGIGDVIRLSYGDGEAEECLHLNFDILQATRLRLTKTEYISCPSCGRTMFDLQTTTAKIKEKTGHLKGVKIAVMGCIVNGPGEMADADFGYVGAGIGKVHLYKGKEIVKKGVSETEAPDLLIELIRENGMWNDPE
- a CDS encoding DUF2339 domain-containing protein produces the protein MEEKEKKEILSKIQSMEKELFFLKEKVLSLSEPKVISKSESFESPKQTLVIEETEPVSIEEGPNWFIQWIGQNLFVKLGVFSLILASIWFFYLAIEEYWINESVRIWIGILSSLPILWYGYKTRITRPYLSPSLFGLGIAVLFSAYYSGYVWYDLYGTETCFVGLILLSLTAVGISYAEKSEVLFGFASLGVFLSPILVSTGQNSYPFLFTYLLIWNVLFFFIRKEMPWKVIPLLILIANHLIFATWAESKLEESKIFFPFIFQLGVYLLFLLREFDVLKRTIDNNPNLTLVTIGLTLGLGFIQSFWMFGIFYPTLKPFLLTLVLIVFYGIYQRSLREITLTSETKKVYDIISLFGLPLIISVIVMGMTGKVLAFSLISFAFVVTIAATYSKQLYMYLATFPVWFFALFYIFAFTYRTYNEVPFLNGRFLIFTTGSLYLVLSYWYSRHFSNFSKLFLYAAYPYFLLGNFVEIHLGFPEEKRMFLYTICLIFYGFATLVIGFKKHIHSIKVVGFVSLALVVAKFYLYDFWNLSLGYRILAGLFLGITLIVTGTFYNRIKKETT
- a CDS encoding DUF1499 domain-containing protein, which translates into the protein MKQLNYTTNLIGILTLLFILNCTGTRPDNLGIRSGKLLECPKTPNCISSYSDPTDKEHYRSSVSYQKPTAEAISILKERILNHPRTKIIKEENNYLYIEFTTLIMRYVDDVEFYFDEKTKQLHFRSASRLGKSDLGLNRKRIETLLKDIQI